The Streptomyces cynarae genome contains a region encoding:
- a CDS encoding LCP family protein has protein sequence MRARHRRWRWVRWCAVGLAALLLGAAGAGWVAYEKLDSNITADEAAAAELARYEKERPAALVRGARNILLIGSDSRAGAGNGRYGRDSGTERSDTTILLHLAADRRSATAVSLPRDLMVNVPSCGRPDGSRSEAQFTMFNHAFATGGSACTVRTVEKLTNIRIDHHLVVDFNGFKKMIDALGGVRVCLRQPIDDTAARLRLPAGKVTLDGEQALGYVRARKSLGDGSDTERMERQQRFLGALVTKVRSNGVLLNPVKLYPVLDAATKALTTDPGLASLRGLYALVHGLGNLSAQHVRFLTAPRTPYPGDINRDQLVQPAADRLFGRLRADQPVEVSKEVPGNSVAKTSNTPPGSGPGSQKKTPPGPAPTFTGNTAAQDACG, from the coding sequence GTGAGAGCACGTCATCGGCGGTGGCGCTGGGTGCGGTGGTGTGCGGTCGGGCTGGCCGCGCTCCTGCTGGGTGCCGCCGGGGCCGGGTGGGTCGCGTACGAGAAGCTGGACTCGAACATCACCGCGGACGAGGCCGCCGCCGCCGAGCTCGCCCGGTACGAGAAGGAGCGGCCCGCTGCGCTCGTGCGCGGCGCGCGGAACATCCTGCTCATCGGGTCCGACTCGCGTGCGGGCGCCGGCAACGGCCGGTACGGGCGGGATTCCGGGACGGAGCGGTCCGACACCACGATCCTGCTGCACCTCGCGGCCGACCGGCGCAGCGCCACCGCCGTCTCCCTGCCCCGTGACCTCATGGTGAACGTGCCGAGCTGCGGCCGGCCGGACGGCAGCCGCAGCGAGGCACAGTTCACCATGTTCAACCACGCCTTCGCGACCGGGGGTTCGGCCTGCACGGTCCGTACCGTCGAGAAGCTGACGAACATCCGCATCGACCACCACTTGGTCGTCGACTTCAACGGCTTCAAGAAGATGATCGACGCGCTCGGCGGCGTCCGGGTGTGTCTGAGGCAGCCGATCGACGACACGGCCGCCAGGCTCAGACTGCCCGCGGGCAAGGTGACGCTCGACGGCGAGCAGGCGCTCGGCTACGTGCGGGCCCGCAAGAGCCTCGGCGACGGCAGCGACACCGAGCGGATGGAGCGCCAGCAGCGTTTCCTCGGCGCGCTGGTGACCAAGGTGCGCAGCAACGGCGTCCTGCTCAACCCGGTGAAGCTGTATCCCGTGCTGGACGCGGCCACCAAGGCCCTCACCACGGACCCGGGTCTGGCGAGTCTGCGCGGACTCTACGCACTCGTGCACGGGCTGGGGAACCTCTCCGCCCAACATGTGCGGTTCCTGACGGCCCCGCGCACCCCATACCCGGGCGACATCAATCGTGACCAACTCGTGCAGCCGGCGGCGGACAGACTCTTCGGGCGCCTGCGCGCGGACCAGCCGGTCGAGGTCAGCAAGGAAGTTCCGGGTAATTCAGTCGCAAAAACGAGCAATACACCGCCCGGCTCCGGGCCCGGCTCCCAGAAGAAGACACCCCCTGGACCGGCGCCCACTTTCACCGGCAACACCGCCGCCCAAGACGCCTGCGGGTAA
- a CDS encoding LCP family protein codes for MSLSPQGRHTTDDHGSGGGPRPGKGGRGGGSRRRRRRALRWSATVLSVVILGTAGAGYLYYQHLNGNIRKGERSSGDSKAQKSQPNAAGQTPMNILLIGSDSRNSDANVALGGSRDNRGNPPLADVEMLIHLSADRKSAAVVSIPRDTRVEIPKCKDPATGHEYPPTNAIINESLARGGPGCTLATWQNLTKVYIDHWMMIDFAGVVRMADAIGGVDVCVNQNVWDRPLPKAPGGSGLKMTTGTHNIKGVQALQWLRTRHAWGSDLLRARAQHMYLNSMIRTLKSQNVFTDTGRLMNLAEAATKSLQVSEEIGSVKKLYDLAMQLKTVPTNRITMTTMPNVTDPQNDDHVVPDGANADKIWEMIRDDVPFDDKGTTPAPKKTTSTSQAAKAPSATVAADRLGVVVQNATRTSTQAPVPRRARDISQVLVEKGFSRAVFDSTAGLSEDQTVVRYPSADLEGDARSVAKALGIPMSAVKKSTDVSGVTVTVGSDWRTGSSYPKQSTPKPGDIPSNSDAINGSDTGQCMDVYAPYRW; via the coding sequence ATGTCCCTCTCACCTCAGGGACGACACACGACGGACGACCATGGCTCGGGCGGGGGGCCACGGCCCGGCAAGGGCGGACGCGGCGGCGGCAGCAGACGCCGCAGAAGGCGTGCGCTGCGGTGGTCGGCGACGGTTCTGTCGGTCGTGATACTCGGCACGGCCGGCGCCGGATACCTCTACTACCAGCACCTGAACGGCAACATCCGTAAGGGCGAGCGCAGCAGTGGCGACTCCAAGGCACAGAAGAGCCAGCCGAACGCCGCCGGCCAGACGCCGATGAACATCCTGCTGATCGGCTCCGACAGCCGTAACTCCGACGCGAACGTGGCGCTGGGCGGCAGCAGGGACAACCGTGGCAACCCGCCACTGGCCGACGTCGAGATGCTGATCCACCTGTCCGCCGACCGCAAGAGCGCGGCCGTGGTGAGCATCCCCCGCGACACCCGGGTCGAGATCCCCAAGTGCAAGGATCCCGCGACCGGCCACGAGTACCCGCCGACCAACGCCATCATCAACGAGTCGCTGGCCCGCGGCGGCCCCGGCTGCACGCTGGCCACCTGGCAGAACCTGACCAAGGTCTACATCGACCACTGGATGATGATCGACTTCGCGGGCGTGGTGAGGATGGCGGACGCCATCGGCGGCGTCGACGTCTGCGTGAACCAGAACGTCTGGGACCGCCCGCTGCCCAAGGCGCCCGGCGGTTCCGGCCTGAAGATGACGACCGGCACGCACAACATCAAGGGCGTACAGGCCCTGCAGTGGCTGCGCACCCGGCACGCCTGGGGCAGTGACCTGCTGCGGGCCAGGGCTCAGCACATGTACCTGAACTCGATGATCCGCACGCTGAAGAGCCAGAACGTCTTCACCGACACCGGTCGGCTGATGAACCTGGCCGAGGCGGCCACGAAGTCCCTGCAGGTCTCCGAGGAGATCGGCTCGGTCAAGAAGCTCTACGACCTGGCCATGCAGCTCAAGACGGTCCCGACGAACCGCATCACCATGACGACGATGCCCAACGTCACCGACCCGCAGAACGACGACCACGTGGTCCCCGACGGTGCCAACGCGGACAAGATCTGGGAGATGATCCGCGACGACGTGCCGTTCGACGACAAGGGCACGACGCCGGCGCCGAAGAAGACGACGAGCACGAGCCAGGCGGCGAAGGCTCCCTCGGCCACGGTCGCGGCCGACCGGTTGGGCGTGGTGGTGCAGAACGCCACCAGGACGTCCACACAGGCCCCGGTGCCCCGCCGGGCGCGCGACATCAGCCAGGTGCTCGTGGAGAAGGGCTTCAGCAGGGCGGTGTTCGACTCCACCGCGGGACTGTCCGAGGACCAGACGGTGGTGCGCTACCCGAGCGCGGACCTGGAGGGCGATGCCCGGAGCGTCGCCAAGGCATTGGGCATTCCCATGAGTGCCGTGAAGAAGTCGACCGACGTGTCGGGCGTCACCGTAACCGTCGGCTCCGACTGGCGTACCGGCTCCAGCTACCCGAAGCAGTCCACACCGAAGCCCGGGGACATCCCCAGCAACTCCGACGCCATCAACGGCTCGGACACCGGCCAGTGCATGGACGTGTACGCGCCCTACCGTTGGTGA
- a CDS encoding YjfA family protein has protein sequence MRTTKRALARAGVVAGGLGLAMIAATGGAQAYTYDGSDPSSTGCSSGATTVESATVKNSNATFGTIELRYSLACHTAWARLTLNYTQGACGNASAGYACANAEVIRNNDGRTYSCTIYQGQSQCYTPMVYDKGMTSFAQGAVDTALGTVITRTAAY, from the coding sequence ATGCGCACGACAAAGAGGGCTCTTGCGCGGGCCGGTGTGGTGGCCGGGGGACTCGGCCTTGCGATGATCGCGGCCACGGGGGGCGCCCAGGCCTACACGTACGACGGCTCCGACCCGTCGTCCACCGGTTGCTCCTCCGGCGCCACCACGGTGGAGTCCGCGACCGTCAAGAACAGCAACGCCACGTTCGGCACGATCGAGCTCAGATACAGCCTGGCCTGCCACACCGCCTGGGCGAGACTGACCCTGAACTACACCCAGGGAGCGTGCGGCAACGCCTCCGCGGGCTATGCCTGCGCGAACGCGGAGGTCATCCGCAACAACGACGGCCGCACCTACAGCTGCACCATCTACCAGGGTCAGTCGCAGTGCTACACGCCGATGGTCTACGACAAGGGCATGACGTCGTTCGCCCAGGGGGCCGTCGACACGGCACTCGGGACGGTCATCACCCGTACCGCCGCCTACTGA
- a CDS encoding YjfA family protein encodes MRSKMRNFARAGVVAGGLGLAMIAATGGAQAYTYDGSDPSSTGCSSGATTVESATVKNSNATFGTIELRYSLACHTAWARLTLNYTQGACGNASAGYDCAHAYVIRNNDGRTYSCTIYQGQSQCYTPMVYDKGMTSFAQAAIDSAAGSANTRTAAY; translated from the coding sequence GTGCGTTCCAAGATGAGGAACTTCGCTCGTGCGGGTGTGGTGGCCGGGGGACTCGGCCTTGCGATGATCGCGGCCACGGGGGGCGCCCAGGCCTACACGTACGACGGCTCCGACCCGTCGTCCACCGGTTGCTCCTCCGGCGCCACCACGGTGGAGTCCGCGACCGTCAAGAACAGCAACGCCACGTTCGGCACGATCGAGCTCAGATACAGCCTGGCCTGCCACACCGCCTGGGCGAGACTGACCCTGAACTACACCCAGGGAGCGTGCGGCAACGCCTCCGCGGGCTACGACTGCGCCCACGCCTATGTCATCCGCAACAACGACGGCCGCACCTACAGCTGCACCATCTACCAGGGTCAGTCGCAGTGCTACACGCCGATGGTCTACGACAAGGGCATGACGTCGTTCGCCCAGGCGGCCATCGACTCCGCGGCGGGCAGCGCCAACACCCGGACCGCCGCCTACTGA
- a CDS encoding glycosyltransferase family 2 protein yields MNAKPDLQLPAVSVIMPVLNEERHLRGAVRAILAQEYGGEMEVVIALGPSTDRTDEIAAELVREDPRVHTVPNPTGRTPAALNAAIKASRHPIVVRVDGHGMLSPNYIATAVRLLEETGAQNVGGIMHAEGENDWEHAVAAAMTSRIGVGNAAFHTGGEAGPAETVYLGVFRREALEQQGGYNEEFIRAQDWELNFRIREAGGLIWFSPELRVSYRPRPSVRALAKQYKDYGRWRHVVARYHEGSINLRYLAPPAAVCGIAAGIVAGAAITPWGFVIPGGYLAAIALGSIPAGRGLPLKARLQIPVALATMHMSWGWGFLTSPRSLARKVIASRRPAVVGQA; encoded by the coding sequence ATGAACGCCAAGCCCGACCTGCAGCTGCCTGCCGTGTCCGTGATCATGCCCGTGCTCAACGAGGAGCGGCATCTGCGCGGAGCCGTCCGAGCGATCCTCGCGCAGGAGTACGGCGGCGAGATGGAAGTCGTGATCGCGCTCGGCCCGTCCACGGACCGCACGGACGAGATCGCGGCCGAGCTGGTCCGGGAGGACCCTCGCGTGCACACGGTCCCGAACCCGACCGGCCGCACACCCGCCGCGCTCAACGCCGCGATCAAGGCTTCCCGGCACCCGATCGTGGTCCGCGTCGACGGCCACGGCATGCTCTCGCCGAACTACATCGCGACCGCCGTACGCCTCCTGGAGGAGACCGGCGCGCAGAACGTCGGCGGCATCATGCACGCCGAGGGCGAGAACGACTGGGAGCACGCGGTCGCCGCCGCCATGACCTCGAGGATCGGGGTCGGGAACGCCGCCTTCCACACCGGCGGCGAGGCCGGCCCCGCGGAGACGGTCTACCTCGGCGTCTTCCGCCGGGAGGCCCTCGAGCAGCAGGGCGGCTACAACGAGGAGTTCATCAGGGCCCAGGACTGGGAGCTGAACTTCCGCATCCGCGAGGCCGGCGGCCTGATCTGGTTCTCACCGGAGCTGAGGGTGTCGTACCGGCCTAGGCCCTCGGTACGCGCGCTCGCCAAGCAGTACAAGGACTACGGCCGCTGGCGCCATGTCGTCGCCCGCTACCACGAGGGCTCCATCAACCTGCGCTACCTCGCCCCGCCGGCCGCCGTGTGCGGGATCGCTGCGGGCATCGTGGCGGGCGCCGCGATCACCCCGTGGGGCTTCGTGATCCCCGGCGGCTATCTCGCGGCGATCGCCCTGGGCTCGATCCCGGCGGGCAGGGGCCTGCCGCTGAAGGCCCGTCTGCAGATCCCCGTCGCCCTCGCCACGATGCACATGTCGTGGGGCTGGGGCTTCCTGACGAGCCCCAGGTCCCTGGCGAGGAAGGTCATCGCGTCCCGGCGGCCGGCAGTGGTCGGCCAGGCCTGA
- a CDS encoding LCP family protein, whose amino-acid sequence MPSPAEVSPVPTPTRSPARREPVRRSPARRPPVRPRKRGWPVRMTTTLSVVVLVAAGIGHAVITSLDGGISRIDPFRDMKDRPAAGNGMNVLLVGTDGRDRITEKERRAFHLGGEPCHCTDTIMIVHISADRERATVVSLPRDSYAEVPEHTDEATGQRRATHPVRLNAAYAEGGPNLTVRTVEDMTHLKIDHYLEVDFISFMKTVDALGGVRVCTAQPLKDTYTGLDLAAGTHVLSGGQALQYVRSRHVDGASDLGRMQRQQRFLAALIDRATSSGVLLNPVKLRDVAQAALGAVRADQGFGTDQLLDLGRAMRNFSPRSSEFTTVPIGRMEYEVKGLGSTVKWDDAKAKTLFDSLREDRPLAPREAQPKGQAKPEASARGPATAEVEVPPQQIQVRVENGTLTEGLGRRADDGLAAAGFRTTRQPANAAERGVRRTVVIYDPRWDRSAKVLEAALPGSELRAVPGQGATLRVIVGADFKEVRPVRVRTPEPQASPTPQQAVVTGDQVVCPA is encoded by the coding sequence ATGCCCAGCCCCGCGGAGGTCTCCCCCGTGCCCACGCCCACCCGCTCGCCCGCGCGCCGCGAGCCGGTCCGCCGCTCCCCCGCCAGGCGGCCGCCCGTCCGGCCGCGGAAGCGCGGCTGGCCCGTGCGGATGACCACAACCCTCTCGGTCGTGGTCCTGGTCGCGGCGGGCATCGGGCACGCGGTGATCACCAGCCTCGACGGCGGGATCTCCCGCATCGACCCTTTCAGGGACATGAAGGACCGTCCCGCGGCGGGGAACGGCATGAACGTCCTCCTGGTCGGCACCGACGGGCGCGACAGGATCACGGAGAAGGAGCGGCGGGCGTTCCACCTGGGCGGGGAGCCCTGCCACTGCACCGACACGATCATGATCGTGCACATCTCGGCGGACCGGGAGCGGGCGACCGTGGTCAGCCTGCCCCGTGACTCCTACGCGGAGGTGCCGGAGCACACCGACGAGGCGACGGGGCAACGGCGCGCCACCCATCCGGTCCGGCTGAACGCGGCGTACGCGGAGGGCGGGCCGAACCTGACCGTGCGGACGGTCGAGGACATGACCCATCTGAAGATCGACCACTACCTGGAGGTCGACTTCATCAGCTTCATGAAGACCGTGGACGCCCTAGGCGGGGTACGGGTGTGCACCGCACAGCCGCTGAAGGACACGTACACCGGGCTCGATCTCGCCGCGGGCACCCACGTGCTGAGCGGCGGGCAGGCCCTGCAGTACGTGCGGTCCCGGCATGTGGACGGGGCGTCCGACCTGGGGCGGATGCAGCGGCAGCAGAGGTTCCTGGCCGCGCTGATCGACCGGGCGACGTCGTCGGGTGTGCTGCTGAACCCGGTGAAGCTCCGGGACGTGGCCCAGGCGGCGCTCGGGGCGGTGCGGGCGGATCAGGGGTTCGGGACGGACCAGTTGCTGGACCTGGGGCGGGCGATGCGGAACTTCTCGCCGCGGTCGTCGGAGTTCACGACCGTGCCGATCGGGCGGATGGAGTACGAGGTCAAGGGGCTGGGGTCGACGGTGAAGTGGGACGACGCGAAGGCGAAGACGTTGTTCGACTCACTGCGGGAGGACCGGCCGCTCGCTCCTCGCGAGGCGCAGCCGAAGGGGCAGGCGAAACCGGAGGCTTCTGCCCGGGGACCCGCGACGGCGGAGGTGGAGGTGCCTCCGCAGCAGATCCAGGTGCGGGTGGAGAACGGCACGCTGACGGAGGGGCTCGGCAGGCGGGCGGACGACGGGCTTGCGGCCGCCGGGTTCCGGACGACGCGGCAGCCGGCGAACGCGGCGGAGCGCGGAGTGCGGCGCACGGTCGTGATCTACGACCCCCGCTGGGACCGCTCGGCGAAGGTCCTGGAGGCGGCGTTGCCGGGGAGCGAGCTGCGTGCGGTGCCGGGGCAGGGGGCGACCCTGCGGGTGATCGTGGGAGCGGACTTCAAGGAGGTGCGGCCCGTGCGGGTGCGGACGCCGGAACCGCAGGCTTCGCCGACGCCGCAGCAGGCGGTGGTGACCGGGGACCAGGTGGTGTGCCCGGCGTAG
- a CDS encoding acyl-CoA thioesterase: MTDQAPAPESEILGETEAALPGKPTCASRTTLSHIMTHNDTNLLGTVHGGVIMKLVDDAAGAVAGRHSGGPAVTASMDEMVFLEPVRVGDLVHVKAQVNWTGRTSMEVGVRVLAERWNESTPPTQVGSAYLVFAAVDADGKPRPVPPVIPETDRDRRRYQEAQIRRTHRLARRRAIKELREKRAAEGFED; the protein is encoded by the coding sequence ATGACAGACCAGGCCCCCGCCCCGGAATCAGAAATTCTGGGCGAAACAGAGGCTGCACTCCCCGGGAAGCCCACCTGCGCGTCCCGGACCACGCTCAGCCACATCATGACCCACAACGACACCAACCTGCTGGGCACGGTGCACGGCGGCGTGATCATGAAACTCGTCGACGACGCGGCGGGCGCGGTGGCCGGCCGGCACAGCGGCGGGCCCGCGGTGACGGCGTCCATGGACGAGATGGTGTTCCTGGAGCCCGTCCGGGTCGGCGACCTGGTCCATGTGAAAGCGCAGGTCAACTGGACGGGCCGGACGTCGATGGAGGTCGGCGTACGGGTCCTGGCCGAACGCTGGAACGAGTCGACCCCGCCCACCCAGGTCGGCTCTGCCTACCTGGTCTTCGCGGCGGTCGACGCGGACGGCAAGCCCCGACCGGTCCCGCCGGTGATCCCGGAGACGGACCGGGACAGGCGCCGCTACCAGGAGGCTCAGATCCGCCGCACCCACCGCCTGGCCCGCCGCCGAGCGATCAAGGAACTGAGGGAGAAGAGGGCGGCGGAGGGTTTCGAGGACTGA
- a CDS encoding LCP family protein: protein MNDWPEGWSDDSRGNRYGRGSTSAQPEGARVMRQVRRTPGGPGGPQAAPPYGGVPQQPTYDDQGYGGYDNGYDSGYNTGQVYGSPAGRPHGPGGGGTGGARPAPNWRRRIKWTAITLVTAFAVTSIATYFWADSKLHRDVDLSKVIDRPAAGKGTNYLIVGSDSRAGMSDADKKKLHTGSAEGKRTDTMMILHVGDNGDTLISLPRDSDVEIPTYKGSTSGKVYQGTGRHVKLNAAYAEDGPELLVRTIEYNTGLRIDHYAEIGFDGFANIVDAVGGVTITIDKGFKDKYSGADFQAGTQTLNGEQALAFVRTRHAFAQSDLQRTKNQQKFLAALAHQVATPSTVLNPFKLYPTMGAGLDALTVDKDMSLWDLGSMFWAMKGVNGGDGKSMNMPISGSTGGNLLWDKAKVKTLVDELKNDQTVTVSGN from the coding sequence ATGAACGATTGGCCTGAGGGATGGTCCGACGACAGCCGCGGCAACCGCTACGGACGCGGCAGCACCAGCGCTCAGCCCGAGGGCGCGCGCGTGATGCGGCAGGTCCGGCGCACGCCCGGCGGACCGGGCGGCCCCCAGGCCGCGCCGCCGTACGGCGGGGTGCCGCAGCAGCCGACGTACGACGACCAGGGGTACGGCGGCTACGACAACGGCTATGACAGCGGTTACAACACCGGCCAGGTCTACGGCAGCCCGGCCGGCAGACCCCACGGACCGGGCGGCGGGGGAACCGGCGGGGCGCGCCCCGCGCCCAACTGGCGCCGCCGGATCAAGTGGACCGCGATCACGCTGGTCACCGCCTTCGCGGTGACCTCGATCGCCACCTACTTCTGGGCCGACTCCAAGCTCCACCGCGACGTCGACCTCTCCAAGGTCATCGACCGGCCCGCTGCGGGCAAGGGCACCAACTACCTGATCGTCGGCTCCGACAGCCGCGCCGGCATGTCGGACGCGGACAAGAAGAAGCTGCACACCGGGTCCGCCGAGGGCAAGCGCACGGACACGATGATGATCCTGCACGTCGGCGACAACGGCGACACGCTGATCTCGCTGCCGCGCGACTCGGACGTGGAGATACCCACGTACAAGGGGTCCACGTCCGGCAAGGTCTACCAGGGCACCGGACGCCATGTGAAGCTGAACGCGGCCTACGCGGAGGACGGCCCGGAGCTGCTGGTCCGCACGATCGAGTACAACACCGGGCTGCGCATCGACCACTACGCGGAGATCGGCTTCGACGGCTTCGCGAACATCGTGGACGCGGTCGGCGGTGTCACGATCACCATCGACAAGGGCTTCAAGGACAAGTACTCGGGTGCCGACTTCCAGGCGGGCACGCAGACACTGAACGGCGAGCAGGCCCTCGCCTTCGTCCGCACCCGGCACGCCTTCGCGCAGAGCGACCTGCAGCGCACCAAGAACCAGCAGAAGTTCCTGGCGGCGCTCGCCCACCAGGTCGCGACCCCGTCGACGGTCCTCAACCCGTTCAAGCTCTACCCGACGATGGGCGCCGGCCTGGACGCGCTGACCGTGGACAAGGACATGTCCCTGTGGGACCTGGGCTCCATGTTCTGGGCGATGAAGGGCGTCAACGGCGGCGACGGCAAGTCCATGAACATGCCGATCTCCGGTTCGACCGGCGGCAACCTGCTGTGGGACAAGGCCAAGGTCAAGACGCTGGTGGACGAGCTGAAGAACGACCAGACGGTGACGGTCTCCGGCAACTAG
- a CDS encoding Fpg/Nei family DNA glycosylase, giving the protein MPELPDVEGFRKVLESCAKGRVVQRVDVRDAGVLHGVGVRRLRAALEGRRFTEPQRHGKWLLARTGDGPTLLLHFGMTGRLVCARPDDAVGAHDRVLFSVDGDRQLRYRDQRKLQGLWLADDCDVARLLGRQGPDAMAVDGEEFEAALSSRRGCVKGVLMDQSVLAGLGNLLADEILWRAGLHPTRRASDLTQAELRRLYTHMRRTLRSAVAAGCVPPRDSWLTGHRDDPYPACPRCGDTLRRSRVAGRGTVWCPRCQPDGS; this is encoded by the coding sequence ATGCCTGAGCTGCCAGACGTCGAGGGATTCCGGAAGGTGCTCGAGTCCTGTGCGAAGGGCAGAGTCGTCCAACGCGTCGACGTGCGCGACGCAGGCGTCCTGCACGGGGTGGGCGTGCGGCGGCTGCGCGCCGCGCTGGAAGGCCGGCGGTTCACCGAGCCGCAGCGGCACGGGAAGTGGCTGCTCGCCCGCACCGGCGACGGTCCCACGCTCCTGCTGCACTTCGGAATGACGGGTCGGCTGGTCTGCGCTCGCCCCGACGACGCGGTCGGGGCCCACGACCGCGTCCTGTTCAGCGTGGACGGCGACCGCCAGCTCCGCTACCGCGACCAGCGCAAGCTTCAGGGACTCTGGCTGGCCGACGACTGCGACGTCGCCCGGCTGCTGGGCCGCCAAGGCCCCGATGCCATGGCGGTGGACGGCGAGGAGTTCGAGGCCGCGCTCTCTTCCCGCCGCGGGTGCGTCAAAGGCGTCCTCATGGACCAGTCCGTCCTGGCCGGACTGGGCAATCTGCTCGCCGACGAGATCCTGTGGCGCGCCGGGCTTCACCCCACCCGCCGGGCAAGCGATCTCACCCAGGCCGAACTCCGGCGCCTGTACACACACATGCGCCGCACCCTGCGGTCCGCGGTCGCCGCCGGTTGCGTGCCCCCACGCGACTCCTGGCTCACCGGCCACCGCGACGACCCGTACCCGGCCTGCCCGCGCTGCGGCGACACCTTGCGTCGTTCGCGGGTCGCGGGGCGCGGGACGGTGTGGTGCCCGCGGTGCCAGCCGGACGGGTCCTGA
- a CDS encoding acyl-CoA dehydrogenase gives MAGSADFDLYRPSEEHDMLRDAIRSLAEAKIAPHAAAVDEEARFPQEALEALVANDLHAVHVPEEYGGAGADALATVIVIEEVARVCVSSSLIPAVNKLGSLPVILSGSEELKKKYLAPLAKGDAMFSYCLSEPEAGSDAAGMKTRAVRDGDHWVLNGVKRWITNAGVSEYYTVMAVTDPEKRSKGISAFVVEKSDPGVSFGAPEKKLGIKGSPTREVYFDNVRIPADRMIGEEGTGFATAMKTLDHTRITIAAQALGVAQGAFDYAKNYVKERKQFGKPIADFQGIQFMLADMAMKIEAARQLTYAAAAKSERGDSDLTFQGAAAKCFASDVAMEVTTDAVQLLGGYGYTRDYPVERMMRDAKITQIYEGTNQVQRIVMARNLP, from the coding sequence TTGGCCGGATCGGCTGACTTCGACCTGTACCGCCCGTCCGAAGAGCACGACATGCTCCGTGACGCCATCCGCTCGCTGGCCGAGGCGAAGATCGCGCCGCACGCCGCGGCGGTGGACGAGGAGGCCCGCTTCCCGCAGGAGGCGCTCGAGGCCCTGGTCGCGAACGACCTGCACGCGGTCCACGTACCGGAGGAGTACGGCGGCGCCGGCGCGGACGCGCTCGCCACCGTCATCGTGATCGAGGAGGTGGCCCGCGTCTGCGTGTCCTCCTCCCTCATCCCGGCCGTGAACAAGCTCGGCTCGCTGCCTGTGATCCTGTCCGGCTCCGAGGAGCTGAAGAAGAAGTACCTCGCGCCGCTGGCCAAGGGCGACGCGATGTTCTCGTACTGCCTCTCCGAGCCGGAGGCGGGCTCGGACGCGGCCGGCATGAAGACGCGGGCCGTGCGCGACGGCGACCACTGGGTGCTCAACGGCGTCAAGCGCTGGATCACCAACGCGGGCGTCTCCGAGTACTACACGGTCATGGCGGTGACCGACCCGGAGAAGCGGTCCAAGGGCATATCCGCCTTCGTCGTCGAGAAGTCGGACCCGGGCGTGTCCTTCGGCGCCCCGGAGAAGAAGCTCGGCATCAAGGGGTCGCCCACCCGCGAGGTCTACTTCGACAACGTCCGCATCCCCGCCGACCGCATGATCGGCGAGGAGGGCACCGGCTTCGCCACGGCGATGAAGACCCTCGACCACACCCGCATCACCATCGCCGCCCAGGCCCTCGGTGTCGCGCAGGGCGCCTTCGACTACGCCAAGAACTACGTCAAGGAGCGCAAGCAGTTCGGCAAGCCGATCGCCGACTTCCAGGGCATCCAGTTCATGCTCGCCGACATGGCGATGAAGATCGAGGCCGCCCGCCAGCTGACCTACGCGGCCGCCGCCAAGTCCGAGCGCGGCGACTCGGACCTCACCTTCCAGGGCGCCGCCGCCAAGTGCTTCGCCTCGGACGTGGCCATGGAGGTCACCACGGACGCCGTCCAGCTGCTCGGCGGCTACGGCTACACCCGCGACTACCCGGTCGAGCGCATGATGCGCGACGCGAAGATCACCCAGATCTACGAAGGCACGAACCAGGTCCAGCGGATCGTGATGGCCAGGAACCTTCCCTAG